One Gemmatimonadaceae bacterium DNA segment encodes these proteins:
- the murA gene encoding UDP-N-acetylglucosamine 1-carboxyvinyltransferase produces the protein MAPVQYIVEGGHTLSGSIEPAGNKNAALPIIAACLLTEHPVILRNVPRIRDTETLVDLVRSVGAEADWTGHNELHVAARRLTSDDLDPEICAKIRASILLAGPLLARRGHAVLPPPGGDVIGRRRVDTHFLAFEQLGATVSAGDRYEFRAPKLRGADVFLDEPSVTATENALMAAVAAEGTTLLRNAASEPHVQDLANFLVALGARIDGIGTNTLTIHGGAALGAATHRIGPDHIEVGSFIGLAAVTRSELRITRAGVEHLRSILMGFERLGITCRIDGEDLVVPAEQSRRIREDLGGHVPKLEDQPWPAFPADVMSIAIVTATQCEGLILMFEKMFESRMFFVDKLISMGARIVLCDPHRVIVSGPSRLRGAKVESPDIRAGMAMLLAALCADGNSTINNAGQIERGYERVDERLNALGARITRVPAR, from the coding sequence ATGGCACCCGTTCAATACATCGTCGAAGGCGGCCACACGCTCTCGGGCTCCATCGAGCCGGCGGGCAACAAGAACGCCGCGCTCCCCATCATTGCGGCGTGCCTGCTTACCGAACATCCGGTGATCCTGCGCAACGTGCCGCGCATTCGCGACACCGAAACGCTCGTCGACCTGGTGCGGAGCGTCGGCGCCGAGGCCGACTGGACGGGCCACAACGAGCTGCACGTCGCGGCACGGCGACTCACCTCCGATGACCTCGATCCGGAGATCTGCGCAAAGATCCGCGCGTCGATCCTTCTTGCCGGCCCGCTGCTCGCCCGCCGAGGACACGCCGTGCTGCCACCGCCTGGCGGCGACGTGATCGGCCGCCGTCGCGTCGACACGCACTTCCTTGCCTTCGAACAGCTCGGCGCCACGGTTTCCGCCGGTGACCGATACGAGTTTCGCGCGCCCAAACTGCGAGGTGCGGACGTCTTTCTCGATGAGCCCAGCGTGACGGCCACCGAAAACGCCCTGATGGCGGCCGTGGCCGCCGAGGGGACCACCCTGCTGCGCAATGCGGCGAGTGAACCGCATGTGCAGGATCTCGCCAACTTCCTCGTCGCCCTGGGCGCCCGGATCGACGGCATCGGCACCAACACGCTCACCATCCACGGCGGTGCCGCGCTTGGCGCCGCGACCCACCGCATCGGGCCTGACCACATCGAGGTCGGCTCGTTCATCGGGCTGGCGGCCGTCACACGCTCCGAACTGAGGATCACGCGGGCGGGCGTGGAACACCTGCGCAGTATTCTCATGGGGTTCGAGCGGCTCGGCATCACCTGTCGGATCGATGGCGAGGACTTGGTCGTCCCGGCCGAGCAGAGTCGCCGCATCCGCGAAGATCTGGGGGGCCACGTCCCCAAGCTCGAGGACCAGCCCTGGCCCGCGTTCCCGGCCGATGTCATGTCGATCGCCATCGTCACCGCCACGCAGTGCGAGGGCCTGATCCTCATGTTCGAGAAGATGTTCGAGTCGCGGATGTTCTTCGTCGACAAGCTCATCTCGATGGGCGCGCGGATCGTGCTGTGCGATCCGCACCGCGTGATCGTCTCCGGGCCGTCGAGGCTGCGGGGTGCCAAAGTGGAGTCGCCGGACATTCGCGCGGGCATGGCCATGCTGCTGGCCGCGTTGTGCGCCGACGGAAACAGCACCATCAACAACGCCGGGCAGATCGAGCGCGGCTACGAACGCGTGGATGAGCGCCTGAACGCGTTAGGCGCCCGCATCACGCGAGTGCCCGCGCGCTGA
- the gatC gene encoding Asp-tRNA(Asn)/Glu-tRNA(Gln) amidotransferase subunit GatC, whose protein sequence is MSVDERDVRHVAALARLGLDPSRTAALAQELNGILAHMEVLRAVDTTGIAPMAGPPGASRLLRSDEPSADPLRCPLDAFAPSSRDGFFLVPRLAAHEGTDA, encoded by the coding sequence ATGTCGGTCGACGAACGTGACGTGCGCCACGTGGCGGCGCTGGCGCGACTTGGGCTCGACCCGTCGCGCACCGCGGCCCTCGCGCAGGAGCTCAATGGGATCCTGGCGCACATGGAGGTGCTGCGCGCCGTGGACACCACCGGCATCGCGCCCATGGCCGGCCCTCCGGGGGCGAGCCGCCTGCTGCGCAGTGACGAGCCTTCGGCCGATCCATTGCGCTGCCCGCTGGACGCATTTGCGCCGTCCTCGCGCGACGGGTTCTTCCTCGTGCCGCGCCTCGCCGCGCATGAGGGCACGGACGCGTGA
- a CDS encoding polyphenol oxidase family protein, producing the protein MTRPPLPVAETVPDFEALGLVAFTTQRQAGSFALHGDEPSAVVWDRWIALAQALGAERLISAHQVHGVKVLSHTGEWSGILRASEADGHMAWSGSTAMAVTLADCIPVFIGHPAGVGAIVHSGWKGTAAGITQVAITALDAVGYRAADLRVHAGPGICGRCYEVGPEVYSRLTGRRAEQPTPVDLRALIADCARAAGVRAVSVSTSCTRCDNDRFYSHRCGDLGRQLGVLRTR; encoded by the coding sequence GTGACGCGACCGCCACTGCCCGTCGCCGAGACCGTCCCGGACTTCGAGGCGCTCGGGCTCGTCGCCTTTACCACCCAGCGCCAGGCGGGCAGTTTCGCGCTGCACGGCGACGAGCCAAGCGCGGTCGTGTGGGATCGCTGGATCGCGCTTGCCCAGGCGCTCGGCGCGGAGCGCCTGATTTCGGCGCACCAGGTGCACGGCGTCAAGGTGCTGAGCCACACCGGCGAGTGGTCCGGGATCCTGCGCGCGAGCGAGGCCGACGGCCACATGGCGTGGTCCGGTTCGACCGCCATGGCCGTCACGCTGGCGGACTGCATCCCGGTGTTCATCGGCCACCCGGCCGGGGTCGGCGCGATCGTCCACTCCGGATGGAAGGGAACCGCGGCCGGCATAACTCAGGTCGCCATCACAGCGCTGGACGCGGTGGGGTACCGCGCGGCGGACCTGCGCGTGCACGCGGGCCCGGGCATCTGCGGGCGCTGCTACGAGGTGGGGCCTGAGGTATATAGTAGGCTCACCGGTCGCCGAGCTGAGCAGCCAACGCCCGTCGACCTCCGCGCATTGATTGCCGACTGCGCGCGCGCCGCGGGCGTCAGGGCGGTGAGCGTGAGCACGAGCTGCACCCGGTGCGACAACGATCGGTTCTACTCGCATCGGTGCGGTGACCTCGGGCGCCAGCTCGGCGTGCTTCGCACGCGCTAG
- the gatB gene encoding Asp-tRNA(Asn)/Glu-tRNA(Gln) amidotransferase subunit GatB gives MSAHDRWELVVGLEVHVQLKTQTKIFCGCSTSFGDAPNRNTCPVCLGLPGALPVLNERAVELATRTSLALGCTVHPVSLFARKNYFYPDLPKGYQISQFDRPLATGGAIPLPGGGAVGITRVHMEEDAGKSIHDRFPGASAIDLNRAGTPLVEIVSDPDLRSASDAREYLLRLKAILEYTEVSDANMEEGSLRVDANVSVRPRGAATLGMKAEIKNMNSFSAVERAIEVEFERQVATLERGERVVSETLLWDAARNEVRPQRSKEESHDYRYFPEPDLPPLVLEAAWIEARRSDLPELPLARRERLQRAFGISEYDAGVLTASRALADYYEAAAGQLGDGKAVATWVMGEVLAWLNTSRAFIADFPIPPGELASLLELVKTGTLSRTAARKVFDVLLREPGASSRMVAEREGLVQVSDDGALVSWVDAVIAAHPDEVRRLVAGEKKLLGPLVGAVMKASGGRADPRRVSALVSERAAR, from the coding sequence ATGAGCGCGCATGATCGATGGGAGCTCGTCGTCGGGCTCGAGGTGCACGTGCAGCTCAAGACGCAGACCAAGATCTTCTGCGGTTGCTCCACGTCGTTTGGGGACGCACCGAATCGCAACACGTGCCCGGTGTGCCTCGGGCTCCCGGGAGCGCTGCCGGTGCTCAATGAGCGCGCGGTGGAACTGGCGACGCGGACGTCGCTCGCCCTGGGTTGCACGGTGCATCCAGTCTCCCTCTTCGCGCGCAAGAATTACTTCTATCCCGACCTGCCCAAGGGCTACCAGATCTCGCAGTTCGATCGTCCGCTGGCCACCGGTGGCGCCATTCCCCTGCCCGGTGGTGGGGCGGTGGGCATCACGCGCGTTCACATGGAGGAGGACGCGGGCAAGTCGATCCATGACCGCTTCCCCGGAGCCTCCGCCATCGACCTCAATCGCGCCGGCACTCCCCTCGTCGAGATCGTAAGCGACCCCGACCTTCGCAGCGCCTCTGACGCACGCGAATACCTCCTGCGCCTCAAGGCCATCCTCGAGTACACCGAGGTGAGCGATGCCAACATGGAGGAGGGAAGCCTTCGGGTCGACGCCAACGTGAGTGTGCGCCCGCGCGGCGCCGCGACGCTTGGCATGAAGGCCGAGATCAAGAACATGAACTCGTTCTCCGCCGTCGAGCGGGCGATCGAGGTGGAGTTCGAGCGCCAGGTGGCGACGCTCGAACGTGGGGAGCGCGTGGTGTCGGAGACGCTCCTGTGGGACGCGGCGCGCAACGAGGTGCGGCCGCAGAGGTCCAAGGAGGAGAGCCACGACTACCGGTACTTTCCGGAGCCGGACCTGCCCCCGCTGGTTCTCGAGGCCGCATGGATCGAGGCGCGACGGTCGGACCTCCCGGAGCTGCCACTGGCGCGACGTGAGCGGCTGCAGCGCGCGTTTGGCATCAGTGAATACGATGCTGGTGTGCTGACGGCGAGCCGGGCGCTGGCCGACTACTACGAGGCCGCCGCGGGGCAGCTCGGCGACGGCAAGGCTGTGGCGACATGGGTCATGGGCGAGGTGCTGGCGTGGCTCAACACGTCCCGGGCGTTCATCGCCGACTTCCCGATACCGCCGGGGGAGCTGGCCTCGCTGCTGGAACTCGTGAAGACGGGCACGCTCAGCCGGACTGCGGCGCGGAAGGTCTTTGACGTACTGCTGCGCGAGCCCGGCGCTTCCTCGCGCATGGTGGCCGAGCGCGAGGGACTCGTCCAGGTGAGCGACGACGGCGCCCTCGTTTCGTGGGTCGACGCGGTGATCGCTGCCCACCCCGACGAGGTCCGTCGCCTTGTCGCAGGGGAGAAGAAGCTCCTCGGCCCGCTCGTGGGTGCCGTCATGAAGGCCTCGGGAGGCCGCGCGGACCCGCGTCGCGTGAGCGCGCTTGTCAGCGAGCGTGCGGCGCGCTGA
- a CDS encoding ribosome maturation factor RimP has translation MGFDLVELRRGGTSRRPVLDVRIDRRDGTKVTVDDCAHVSRALEPRLESSRLVGESYVLEVSSPGVERPLRHAADWRRFAGRRARVLSPALGGRIDVEVVGIESSEGSEVAVVRDLKGTEHRVALSDIKEARLVFVWNT, from the coding sequence ATGGGATTCGATCTCGTGGAGCTGAGGCGCGGGGGCACGTCACGGCGGCCGGTGCTCGACGTCCGGATCGACCGCCGGGACGGAACCAAGGTCACGGTGGACGATTGCGCCCACGTGTCGCGTGCCCTCGAACCCCGGCTCGAGAGCTCGAGGCTCGTGGGTGAGTCGTATGTGCTCGAAGTGTCATCGCCGGGCGTGGAGCGTCCGTTGCGCCACGCGGCGGACTGGCGGCGGTTCGCAGGTCGACGGGCGCGGGTGCTGAGTCCTGCGCTGGGCGGACGGATCGACGTCGAAGTGGTGGGGATCGAGAGTTCAGAAGGCTCCGAGGTCGCGGTGGTTCGCGATCTCAAAGGGACAGAACACCGGGTGGCGCTCTCCGACATCAAGGAGGCGCGGCTCGTGTTCGTGTGGAATACATGA
- a CDS encoding zinc dependent phospholipase C family protein translates to MRLLLAAVALICLTPDIAWAWTPGTHVYLGDAVLRSLHLLPGSVAELLNAFPFDFLYGSIAADTSIAKKYAAAGRHCHSWSVGMEILDRARDEAMRAFAFGYLAHLAADAIAHNYFVPRQLAVTSATAALGHSYWEIRFETHLGDSSAHRARELILLDHSRADGHLDRILSPTIFSTPTNRRIFRGMVRVTDMESWQRAFRLAKVHSRFDLPGAQVGTYLDRAFDFIVDLYQRMDASDPWQLDPSGEDQLRLAKRVRRETLRVGGEDALLAEADRRFGLPQTRLAFAGHLTPPLFLGAAGR, encoded by the coding sequence GTGCGGCTGCTCCTTGCCGCGGTAGCGCTGATCTGCCTGACGCCAGACATCGCCTGGGCGTGGACGCCGGGCACACACGTGTACCTCGGTGACGCGGTTCTCCGCTCGCTCCACCTCCTGCCGGGATCCGTGGCCGAGCTGCTGAACGCGTTTCCGTTCGACTTCCTCTACGGATCGATCGCGGCCGACACCAGCATCGCCAAGAAGTACGCTGCCGCCGGGCGGCACTGTCATTCCTGGAGCGTGGGGATGGAGATTCTCGATCGGGCGCGCGACGAGGCGATGCGCGCCTTCGCGTTCGGATATCTCGCCCACCTGGCGGCCGACGCCATTGCCCACAACTACTTCGTTCCACGACAGCTCGCGGTGACCTCGGCGACCGCCGCCCTGGGGCACAGCTACTGGGAGATCCGCTTCGAGACGCATCTCGGTGACAGCTCCGCGCACCGGGCAAGGGAGCTGATCCTGCTCGATCACTCGCGGGCCGATGGGCACCTCGATCGCATCCTGAGCCCGACGATCTTTTCCACGCCAACCAACCGCCGGATCTTTCGGGGCATGGTGCGCGTGACGGACATGGAGTCGTGGCAACGCGCGTTCCGGCTCGCCAAGGTCCATTCGCGCTTCGACCTGCCGGGGGCGCAGGTGGGGACCTACCTCGACCGTGCCTTCGACTTCATCGTGGACCTGTACCAGCGCATGGACGCCTCCGACCCATGGCAGCTGGACCCGTCCGGAGAAGACCAGCTCCGGCTCGCAAAACGCGTCCGGCGCGAGACGCTGCGGGTTGGGGGCGAAGACGCGCTGCTGGCCGAGGCCGACCGACGGTTCGGCCTGCCGCAGACGCGACTGGCCTTTGCCGGCCACCTGACGCCCCCGCTCTTCCTCGGCGCTGCGGGCCGTTAG
- the nusA gene encoding transcription termination factor NusA produces MTGTAEILSAIRELSHLKQLDRTELHGLLQDGIHAALAKKHGPNVKAEIEIDEVRGEIRIVLLKTVVAEVVDPGAEVSVEEAQYEDPEFQPGDVMEIPVDYSEFGRSAVQAAKQRIIQRVREGERTRIRDEFSSRVGELLSGEVQQIERGKLVLMLSKFREAEAIMPYREQNHREHFHQGDPIRAVLKRVEETPKGPRLILTRGDPVFVQALFKLEVPEIQQGIVEIRASAREVGSRTKIAVWSRDESIDPVGACVGLKGARVQAVVNELNGERIDIVPWSNDPERFARLALAPARVARVFSDPENRTIQAVVDEDQLSLAIGRNGQNVRLASELTGWKIDLYSSREWMERADGPNFAPLPEEQDGGADVKLSEIQGLSPATVAVLEDAGYRTLNDIIDLEREDFLKLPGIAPEEADRIMVMLSELTTEDGDEGGGEG; encoded by the coding sequence ATGACCGGTACCGCTGAAATCCTGAGTGCCATTCGCGAGCTGTCGCACCTCAAGCAGCTCGACCGCACGGAACTGCACGGACTCCTCCAGGACGGCATTCATGCCGCCCTGGCAAAGAAGCACGGCCCCAACGTCAAGGCCGAGATCGAGATCGACGAAGTCCGCGGCGAGATCCGGATCGTGCTCCTCAAGACCGTGGTGGCCGAGGTCGTGGACCCGGGCGCCGAGGTCTCCGTGGAGGAGGCGCAATACGAGGATCCCGAGTTCCAGCCGGGCGACGTGATGGAGATTCCCGTCGACTACTCGGAGTTCGGGCGCAGCGCGGTGCAGGCGGCCAAGCAGCGCATCATCCAGCGCGTGCGCGAGGGTGAACGCACGCGCATTCGCGACGAGTTCTCCTCGCGCGTGGGCGAGTTGCTGTCCGGCGAGGTCCAGCAGATCGAGCGCGGGAAGCTCGTGCTCATGCTCAGCAAGTTCCGCGAGGCGGAGGCGATCATGCCCTACCGCGAGCAGAACCACCGCGAGCATTTCCACCAGGGCGATCCGATCCGGGCCGTGCTCAAGCGCGTCGAGGAGACGCCCAAGGGCCCGCGCCTGATCCTCACCCGTGGGGATCCGGTCTTTGTGCAGGCCCTGTTCAAGCTCGAGGTGCCCGAGATCCAGCAGGGCATCGTCGAGATTCGTGCCTCGGCCCGGGAGGTTGGCAGTCGCACCAAGATCGCTGTGTGGTCGCGCGACGAATCGATCGATCCCGTGGGCGCCTGCGTGGGACTCAAGGGCGCCCGTGTGCAGGCGGTGGTCAACGAGCTGAATGGCGAGCGCATCGACATCGTGCCCTGGTCCAACGATCCGGAGCGGTTCGCCCGCCTGGCGCTGGCGCCGGCCCGCGTGGCCCGCGTCTTTTCGGATCCGGAGAACCGGACGATCCAGGCCGTCGTCGACGAGGACCAGTTGTCGCTGGCGATCGGCCGCAATGGCCAGAACGTGCGGCTTGCCTCGGAGCTCACGGGCTGGAAGATCGACCTGTACTCCAGCCGCGAGTGGATGGAGCGGGCCGACGGGCCGAACTTCGCTCCGCTGCCCGAGGAACAGGATGGCGGTGCCGACGTGAAGCTTTCCGAAATCCAGGGGCTCTCGCCCGCCACTGTGGCGGTACTCGAGGACGCTGGCTATCGCACGCTCAACGACATCATCGACCTGGAGCGCGAGGACTTCCTCAAGCTCCCGGGCATTGCGCCGGAAGAGGCCGATCGCATCATGGTCATGCTCTCGGAGCTGACTACGGAGGATGGCGACGAGGGTGGTGGAGAGGGCTGA
- the gatA gene encoding Asp-tRNA(Asn)/Glu-tRNA(Gln) amidotransferase subunit GatA translates to MIGANDRDGLNILLGCDRAWTRAQAEAVDADAARGVAGALAGVPVAIKDNLVTEHLPTTCASRVLEGYVSPFEATAVRRLRAQGAVILGKTNLDEFAMGSSTEHSAFGPTRNPVDPTRVPGGSSGGSAAAVAAGLCRIALGSETGGSVRQPAAFCGVVGVKPTYGRVSRYGLVAFASSLDQVGVFGASVDDAALGLQVIAGHDLRDATSAVHPVPSLRAAGDAPLLGVVVGRPREYFPASLDPRIAEACEVALDHLREQGAQVREVSLPHTDLAIPAYYVLAPAEASSNLSRFDGVRYGARVEGPGGLRGMYEGTRSVGFGPEVTRRILLGTYALSAGYYDAYYGKAMQVRRLIADDFARVFAEGVHVLLTPTTPSPAFALGAMSDPYEMYLSDIFTVTANLAGLPAMSVPAGHVDGLPIGVQLMAAPFDEVRMLAAGYTIERARLEAA, encoded by the coding sequence ATGATCGGCGCGAACGACCGCGACGGACTCAACATCCTGCTCGGCTGCGATCGCGCGTGGACGCGGGCGCAGGCTGAGGCGGTGGATGCTGATGCCGCGCGTGGCGTCGCTGGCGCGTTGGCCGGCGTGCCGGTCGCGATCAAGGACAACCTGGTGACCGAGCACCTGCCCACGACCTGCGCATCGCGGGTGCTCGAGGGTTACGTCAGTCCGTTCGAGGCCACGGCCGTGCGACGCCTCCGAGCGCAGGGCGCCGTGATTCTCGGCAAGACAAACCTCGACGAGTTCGCGATGGGTTCGTCCACCGAACACAGCGCATTCGGACCCACGCGCAACCCTGTCGACCCCACGCGGGTACCCGGAGGCTCGTCAGGCGGGAGCGCCGCGGCTGTCGCCGCCGGTTTGTGTCGCATTGCGCTTGGCTCGGAAACGGGAGGCTCGGTACGTCAGCCCGCGGCGTTCTGCGGCGTGGTCGGGGTGAAACCGACGTACGGACGCGTCTCTCGGTACGGACTCGTGGCATTCGCCTCGTCGCTCGATCAGGTGGGCGTGTTCGGCGCCTCGGTCGATGACGCGGCGCTTGGGCTGCAGGTGATCGCTGGCCACGACCTGCGCGATGCGACGTCCGCCGTGCATCCGGTACCGTCGTTGCGTGCGGCCGGGGACGCGCCGCTCCTTGGCGTTGTCGTTGGACGGCCACGCGAGTACTTCCCCGCGTCGCTGGACCCGCGCATCGCCGAAGCATGCGAGGTTGCACTCGACCACCTCCGCGAACAAGGTGCGCAGGTGCGCGAGGTGTCGCTCCCGCACACGGACCTCGCCATCCCCGCGTACTACGTGCTCGCCCCCGCCGAGGCATCGTCCAACCTGTCGCGGTTCGATGGGGTGCGGTACGGCGCGCGGGTGGAAGGCCCGGGCGGGCTGCGCGGCATGTACGAGGGCACACGATCCGTCGGCTTCGGGCCCGAAGTCACGCGTCGGATCCTGCTCGGCACCTACGCGCTCTCTGCCGGCTACTACGACGCGTACTATGGAAAGGCCATGCAGGTGCGCCGTCTCATCGCTGACGACTTCGCGCGTGTGTTTGCCGAAGGGGTCCACGTCCTGCTCACACCCACCACGCCATCGCCGGCGTTTGCCCTCGGCGCGATGAGCGACCCCTACGAGATGTACCTGAGCGACATCTTCACGGTCACCGCGAACCTCGCCGGCCTGCCGGCCATGTCGGTGCCGGCGGGGCACGTCGACGGCTTGCCGATCGGAGTGCAGCTGATGGCCGCACCGTTCGACGAGGTGCGTATGCTCGCCGCCGGGTACACCATCGAGCGCGCGCGCCTCGAGGCAGCATGA
- a CDS encoding ribosomal L7Ae/L30e/S12e/Gadd45 family protein produces the protein MATRVVERAERAPIALDPAVERQVLGLLGLGARARNVVVGVDRVRDAVRRNKVILAIVAPDASRHSREKVLPLLQARRVRTVEGSTADALGGAVGKASTAVVGITDASLAAGVRRLVDPTARAGRTPGPRRTR, from the coding sequence ATGGCGACGAGGGTGGTGGAGAGGGCTGAGCGCGCACCGATTGCGCTCGACCCCGCGGTCGAGCGTCAGGTGCTCGGCCTCCTGGGACTCGGGGCGAGGGCGCGGAACGTGGTGGTGGGCGTCGATCGCGTGCGGGACGCGGTGCGGCGCAACAAGGTGATCCTCGCGATCGTTGCACCAGACGCATCGCGACACAGCCGGGAGAAGGTGCTGCCGCTCCTGCAGGCGCGGCGGGTTCGGACGGTCGAAGGGTCGACCGCAGACGCGCTGGGTGGGGCGGTGGGCAAGGCGTCGACCGCGGTCGTCGGGATCACCGACGCATCGCTGGCGGCCGGGGTCCGCAGGTTGGTGGACCCTACCGCACGGGCAGGACGGACACCGGGTCCGCGAAGGACTCGTTAG